The DNA region TTATCTTTCCTACAGCTGTATCTCCATTGGGCTGCTTTATGCTTAAAGTTCCGTCCTGTGCAACAACAAAATTATTTTGTGTAAGAATTACAGGACCATTAGTATAATTTACTTCCAGTATATTGCCGCTTTTATCTACTAATCTTCCATTTGTATCTAAATTAAAATCACTACTTCTTTCATAAGCCGCTGTTCCATTGGGACGAATTACTCTAAAATAACCACTGCCATCCAAAGCCAAATCTGTACTTTGATTAGTTTGTGTGATAGCTCCCTGAGAATTGTCTCTTATCCACTCTGTAGCTTTTACCCCGGTACCATTTTGAGGGTCACTATTAATGCCATTGTTATTATTAGTGTTGGTAGGATATCCTACTCTTGTTAAATTGTCATATAAAAGATCAGTAAATTGTACCTGCTCTGTTTTGTAGCCATCAGTATTTACATTTGCTATATTATTTGATATTGCATCCAATTTTTGCTGCTGTGCATTCATTGCACTTCTGCTTGTCCACATCAATCCAATCACTATAATCACCTCATATCTAATTAATTATTTTACAGTTCCCACATCATTAACCGCCTGACCTAAAGTTTCATCTATGGATTGTACAACCTTCTGCTGTGTCTCAAAGGTTCTCATGGTAGACATCATATTTACCATTTCATTCACTGGATTTATATTGGATTGTTCCAAAGCTTTTTGCTTAACAAAAACATTTGTATTAGTTATTGGATTCTGTCCTTGGTACAAATTATCCCCTACTTTTTTAAGGGTTTTATAATTATTAAAATCTACAGTTGATAAGGAATAAGAAGGTCTTCCATCAATACTTATATTTCCATAGGCATCACTAGTTATTTTGCCATTTCCAGCTATAATTCTCTCTTGATTTCCCGTATTAATATTCTTTCCCATAACATAGTCCCCAGTATCATTTACTAAGTAACCCTGCATATTTACATGAAAATGTCCATCTCTAGTATAATAATTTTGTCCGCCTGCCCCATTATCTCTATTTACAGTAAAAAACCCTCTGCCATCAATAGCAAAATCTGTATCCGAATCAGTATTTTGTATATCACCTTCAGTAAAATTCGTTGCGGTTTCATCAATTCTACTGCCTAAACTCAAACTACCTATAGTCTGTGTATAATTTATTCCATTTTGTATTTTACTTTTATTTTGAATAAGTACATCATCAAATTTTTTAATGGCAAGATCATCACTCTTAAATCCTACGGTATTTGAATTTGCCATATTATTTGCTATAACATTTTGTTTAGCTTCTTGAGTAATCATACCTGAAATAGTTGTATATAAACTTCTTATCATTTTTTCACATCTCCATTATTTATTACTTTCATATCCTGTGGGTATCTCATACCATAGGAAGAGGCTTTAGTTTCAATTTCACCTTTACTCAAACTTATAGCTGATTTTGCAGTAATCATAAAGCAGGTTGCTATAACCATTCCAATACCAATTCCCACAAGAACTCTTCTATGTGAAATAAATTCAATAAAAGCTTTTATTTTATGTACAATTTTTGTATTAATAGTATTTCCCCCTTGCCAATTCCCAATCTTTCTGATATACCCTCGACAGATAAGCCTTCTTTCGTAAGCTTTTCTATATCATCAACTTTATCATTATTTATTTCATTATTATCTATGTATTTATTTTTATTAATTTTATCATTTTCATCAATAATTCTTGTTTCTCCAGCAGTATTTTTCCCATGAGAAATTTCTATTGAATCCAATTCATTATTTTCTAAAATATTATCTTCCATACCTTTATTATAGATATTTTCTATATCTGAATTATGTATATTTTTATAATTTACATCAGGACTTCTTTGTAATTTATTCTTTAGGCTTTCTATTTCGCCTTGAAGCTCCAGTATTGTTTCTGCAAATTCTTTTCTTAGCTTTCCAATTTCCACATCATAATCTTTCACATTAGTTGAAGCCTTATGAAATACATTTTTAAAACTTGTATTTTCTTTTTTTACAGCCTTAATATTTACAGCTATCAATAAAATTCCTATAATTAATAGTAATACTGTAGTCATTCAAGCACCTCCACACTATTCATATTTTAGCTTTTTTAAAGCTTCTCTAAGATGCACAATAGCTCTTGAGTGCAGTTGGCAAACTCTAGATTCTGATACAGATAAAATGCTGCCTATTTCTTTCAAAGTTAAACCTTCATAATAGTATAGGGAAAGTACAGTTTTATCTTTTTCGTTTAAGATATCTAGTGCCTTGGATAAATATTCAATTTTTTCTTTTTCTTCTAAAGCCCTTTCTGGGCTTGGACTGTTTTTATCCTCAATAGTTGTAATTATAGGCATATCATCATCTTCTGAAAAAATCAAACTTTCCAAAGAAGTTATAGACATATAATTTATGTAATTTTCCACCTCTGCTATATCTGCTATAGTTCCTCCAAAGGCCTTTGCTATTTCCATATCTGTAGGATACCTTAAAAGTTTTTTTTGCAAGTTTTCTACTGTTTGATTATATTTGTTAAGCCTATCCATAGCACCTTTTGATATAGGACTATTCTTCCTAATTTCATCTATCATAGCTCCCTTTATTCTAATAGAAGCATAGGTCGAAAATTTCATACCCTTACTCTTATCAAATTTGTTAAGAGCATCCATTAATCCAATCATACCATAACCTATTAAATCCTCATATTCTATATATTTACTTTTACCTACTATAACTCTAGATGCTATATATTTTACCAATGGAATATATTCCTTAACTATTTCCTCTCTAGTATCAGAAATTTCTGGTATAGCCATAACTGGATTGCCTCCTTAATTTTTTTTCATCTGTTCACGCATTACCCCAAATACATAAGCTATAATTTTATCCTGAACTTTTCTATCAATATTAAAAAATGAAAAACCTGAGACATACAAATTAGTATCCATATCCCTAAATGCCCTCATGCAATTGCTGAGTACAAAGATATTTTCATGTTCTAATGCAATTTTTATTATAAATCTATCTCCTGATTTAATCTCTTCTTTGGTTTTTAGTCTGAAGCCTCCACCACTTAAATCAATCATAAGTGCCTTAGTAAAAGCCTTTGAATCTTTTATGAGACTATTAAATGTACTATCAGAAATATTTTTGTCAACTTTCAAATATTGTACATCCCTTAATAAATTCACTCTAAAAAATTTTCTTCTTTGTATCTTCTTTATACCCTTTGGAATAGTTAAAAGTATCATGGGTATTCTATCCATGCGTCTTCCTATAACATCAGTATTGAAGCCATATAAATTATTTTCATTATAATATACAACTGTTACATGATCATTCTTATTAAGTGGTGCATATTCACCATTTGAAATTGGTATACTTATTACTATATAATCCTTACCTACATCCTGTATATTACTCTTATACACCTTATCCTCTATGAGAATTTCACATTTTGCATTTATGCTAAAGTTCACATTAGTAACGCTCATCACACTATAACTCCTCACGAAAATATATTAAATATTTTTTTAAATAATCCCTGTATACCTGATTTACCTAATTCATTTTCTCTTTCAGAATCAACAATAAGTTTATTTGCTATCCTAACAATATCCTGAGCAGCAGCACAATTTGGACTTCCAATTATAAAGGGTTCCTGGCTTTTTACTGCCAACACTAATTTTCTGTCTTCAGACACACTTCCCACATAGGAAATATCCATTTTCAAAAAATTTTTAACTGCATTTTGAAATTTATTATAGGTTTCTTCTGCTTCCCTTTTATCAAAGGTTCTATTTATGACTACCTTGGTCTTAGATTTAATTTTAAAATGAACTACTGCCTTTAAAAGACTATAGGAATCCATAAGTGAAGTAGGTTCAGGTGTTATAATCAAAATCAATTCATCACAACAGGATATAAATCCCAATACACTTCTATTAATTCCAGCACCTGTATCCATTATAATATAATCTAAATCTTCCAAATTTGATAATTTATCTAAAAAACTATTCCTTTGGGAATTAGTAATTTCATTTATTCTTGCTACACCAGATCCTCCTGGCAAAAGCTTCACCCCAAAGGGTCCTTCAATGACCCCATCCTCTATATTTTTGTCATTAAAAATCACATCAAACACATTGTATTTAGGCAAAAACCCCATTAGTACATCATCATTACCCATGCCTACATCTGCATCAAAAATCAATACCTTTTTTCCTGTTTTCTGAATAGCTATAGACAAATTCACCACAAAATTACTCTTTCCTACTCCACCTTTGCCAGAAGTAACTGTAATTATCCTTGGTGTTTTTCTAGCTTTATCAGCTTCGCTTCCTTCTACAGCCATTTGCCTTAATCGTTGTGCCTGATCTAACATATACTTTCCACTCCTGTAATGAGATTTATCACCTCTTCTGCCTTCAACGCCTTAATATCATCTGGAACATTTTGTCCAATTGATACATAGCTTAAAGGCCTTTTTCCCTCTTTCAATATATTCAATATAGAACCATAGGTTGTAGTCTCATCTAATTTTGTTATTATGATATTATTATAATTTAAAATTTTATAGCCCTCAACTATAGACTTTATATCTCTATTTTTTGTAGTACAACTCATGACCAAATGTAAGTTTTCAGAATGGGTTTTATCAATAAATGCTCTCAGTTCAGAAATTTGCATTTTATTTTTACTACTTCTACCTGTAGTGTCCACCAATACTACATCGCAATCCCGCATACTCTCCACTGCTGCTTCCATATCCTTTATAGAAAATACCACCTTAAAGGGTATATTCATAATATCTGCATAGGTTTTAAGCTGTTCCACTGCTCCTATTCTGTAGGTATCAACAGTTATAAGCCCTATTTTCTTTTTTTCAATAAGGGCAAACCTTCCTGCAAGTTTTGCAATGGTAGTAGTTTTTCCTACTCCAGTAGGTCCTACTAATACAATGACACCCTCTTCATTAATTTCAGAAACCTCAACCATAGAGCCTAAGACTTTTTTTAACTTTTCCATTTCTTCTATTTCATCATTTTCTAAATTTATTCTATTTATAATTTCTTCTATTACATTATCTTCTAAATCATATTTCTCCAGAGTTTTATATAATTCACTATTATGATTTGAATTTTCATTGCCATTATTTTTTACAATGGCATTTAATATATTTTTCATCTCTCGCATCTCTTTAATAAGATTATCTTCTTTTTTATACTCATCTTTATCAATATTATAAGCAGCTTCTTTAGAAATTTTTCCACTTGTTACAGGCGAATTCAGCTTTCCTAAGCTATTTTCATTATCCATTTGCACATCCATAGCCTTTTTTATAGCCTCTAAGCTATCCTTAACAGAATTATGTGGAATTTTGAATTTACCTTCAGTTATTTCAGCAGCCTTATCGACATTATCTACCGCCGCAGTAACTTCTATAACTTTCTTCGAAAACAATCCAGTAAATCCCTTTTTTCTTATTTTCCTCTGACTTATTATTACTGCATCCTTTCCCAGCTCATACCTGATTCTTGTTACAGCTTCATTCATACTATTTACAATATATTTTTTTATAATCATTATAAGCTGACAACTCCTTCAGTTTTTATTTCAATTTCATTAGGTACTTCATTGAGGGATAAAACAGTAATATTAGGGAACACCATTTCTATGAGCTTTCTCACTGCTGGCCTTATTTTAGGTGAAACCAGTATTGCTGGTTGATTTTCTGGAAAATATATAGTATTCAGTACATTTTTTATAGAATCAAGAATTCTTGAGGTAGTATCTGGATCTACTGCTGGGAAAGAACCCTGCATAGACTTTTGTATATTATTTGCTATGACATTTTCTACTTCCGGTGCAAAGGTAGCCACAACTATTCTGTTATTTTCATCTATAAGTGGATTACATATGCTTCTTCCAAGAGCAATTCTTACGTATTCTGTAAGGAGTTCTAAATCCTTAGAATTTCTTGAGTTATCCGCAAGACTTTCAAGTATAGTCACCATATCTTTAATAGGAACTTTTTCCTTCAATAAATTCTGAAGAACTTTTTGTACCTCTCCGATAGTCATAAGATCTGGTATAAGTTCTTCTACTACAGCACTATACCGCTCCTTCATTGAATCAATTATAGTTTTAACTTCCTGTCTTCCAAGAAGTTCATAGGAATGTGATTTTATAGTTTCCGTTAAATGAGTTACCATTACCGTAGTAGGATCTACCACGGTAAAGCCCTTGATCTCTGCATCCTCTCTCTGATCCTTATTAATCCATACTGCCGGAAGTCCAAAGGTAGGCTCAATGGTTCTTATACCTTGTATCTCCTCTCCTTCACCACTTGAGTCCATAGATAAAAGCATACTTGGCATAAGCTCACCCTTAGCCACTACAGTTCCTCTTATCTTTACCACATACTCATTGGTCTTTAACTGAAGATTGTCCCTTATTCTTATAGGCTGAACTACAATGCCCATTTCTATGGCACATTGTCTTCTTACAGAAGCAATTCTCTGAAGGAGATCTCCTCCAGAAGCCTCATCTGCCAAAGGTATTAATCCATAGCCTATTTCTATTTCCATGGGCTCTACTGAAATTAAATTCATTACATTTTCAGGTTCCTTATTTTCCTGCTCAGTCAATTCCATATTGATGTTTTCTTCCTGAATTATCATCTGAGCTTTTTCTTCCCTATACAGCATATAAGCACATATACCGCAGGCAACTGCTAAAATAAAGAAGGGAAAAAAAGGAAGTCCCGGTATAAAGCTTAAAAATAAAAGTATAGCAGCAGCTATTCCTAGAACC from Clostridium pasteurianum BC1 includes:
- a CDS encoding flagellar hook-basal body complex protein, coding for MIGLMWTSRSAMNAQQQKLDAISNNIANVNTDGYKTEQVQFTDLLYDNLTRVGYPTNTNNNNGINSDPQNGTGVKATEWIRDNSQGAITQTNQSTDLALDGSGYFRVIRPNGTAAYERSSDFNLDTNGRLVDKSGNILEVNYTNGPVILTQNNFVVAQDGTLSIKQPNGDTAVGKINVYDTIGNDSMISAGDNLYVSKTGAQIFATNSTNIMQGYVENSNVDIAKEMTDMISAQRAFELNTKSLTTADQMWQMVNNLQK
- a CDS encoding flagellar hook-basal body complex protein; its protein translation is MIRSLYTTISGMITQEAKQNVIANNMANSNTVGFKSDDLAIKKFDDVLIQNKSKIQNGINYTQTIGSLSLGSRIDETATNFTEGDIQNTDSDTDFAIDGRGFFTVNRDNGAGGQNYYTRDGHFHVNMQGYLVNDTGDYVMGKNINTGNQERIIAGNGKITSDAYGNISIDGRPSYSLSTVDFNNYKTLKKVGDNLYQGQNPITNTNVFVKQKALEQSNINPVNEMVNMMSTMRTFETQQKVVQSIDETLGQAVNDVGTVK
- a CDS encoding FliA/WhiG family RNA polymerase sigma factor, whose translation is MAIPEISDTREEIVKEYIPLVKYIASRVIVGKSKYIEYEDLIGYGMIGLMDALNKFDKSKGMKFSTYASIRIKGAMIDEIRKNSPISKGAMDRLNKYNQTVENLQKKLLRYPTDMEIAKAFGGTIADIAEVENYINYMSITSLESLIFSEDDDMPIITTIEDKNSPSPERALEEKEKIEYLSKALDILNEKDKTVLSLYYYEGLTLKEIGSILSVSESRVCQLHSRAIVHLREALKKLKYE
- a CDS encoding flagellar brake protein produces the protein MSVTNVNFSINAKCEILIEDKVYKSNIQDVGKDYIVISIPISNGEYAPLNKNDHVTVVYYNENNLYGFNTDVIGRRMDRIPMILLTIPKGIKKIQRRKFFRVNLLRDVQYLKVDKNISDSTFNSLIKDSKAFTKALMIDLSGGGFRLKTKEEIKSGDRFIIKIALEHENIFVLSNCMRAFRDMDTNLYVSGFSFFNIDRKVQDKIIAYVFGVMREQMKKN
- the flhA gene encoding flagellar biosynthesis protein FlhA, with protein sequence MSNGNERGFKLKNNLDVIVAFGVMFIVLMIIIPLPTGMLDILIVVNITIATIIILITMFTTEVLQLSVFPTLLLITTLFRLGLNISSTRLILSQANAGDVINAFGSFVVGGNYLVGIIIFLIIIVIQFIVITNGAGRVAEVAARFALDAMPGKQMSIDADLNAGLIDDTEAKNRRRKIQQEADFYGSMDGASKFVKGDAIASIVIVLINIIAGIVIGAVQLGMPIAEAAQTYVRLTIGDGLVSQIPALLISIATGILVTRSGNDEDFGKQLVGQLTSFPKVLGIAAAILLFLSFIPGLPFFPFFILAVACGICAYMLYREEKAQMIIQEENINMELTEQENKEPENVMNLISVEPMEIEIGYGLIPLADEASGGDLLQRIASVRRQCAIEMGIVVQPIRIRDNLQLKTNEYVVKIRGTVVAKGELMPSMLLSMDSSGEGEEIQGIRTIEPTFGLPAVWINKDQREDAEIKGFTVVDPTTVMVTHLTETIKSHSYELLGRQEVKTIIDSMKERYSAVVEELIPDLMTIGEVQKVLQNLLKEKVPIKDMVTILESLADNSRNSKDLELLTEYVRIALGRSICNPLIDENNRIVVATFAPEVENVIANNIQKSMQGSFPAVDPDTTSRILDSIKNVLNTIYFPENQPAILVSPKIRPAVRKLIEMVFPNITVLSLNEVPNEIEIKTEGVVSL
- a CDS encoding MinD/ParA family protein; this translates as MLDQAQRLRQMAVEGSEADKARKTPRIITVTSGKGGVGKSNFVVNLSIAIQKTGKKVLIFDADVGMGNDDVLMGFLPKYNVFDVIFNDKNIEDGVIEGPFGVKLLPGGSGVARINEITNSQRNSFLDKLSNLEDLDYIIMDTGAGINRSVLGFISCCDELILIITPEPTSLMDSYSLLKAVVHFKIKSKTKVVINRTFDKREAEETYNKFQNAVKNFLKMDISYVGSVSEDRKLVLAVKSQEPFIIGSPNCAAAQDIVRIANKLIVDSERENELGKSGIQGLFKKIFNIFS
- the flhF gene encoding flagellar biosynthesis protein FlhF is translated as MIIKKYIVNSMNEAVTRIRYELGKDAVIISQRKIRKKGFTGLFSKKVIEVTAAVDNVDKAAEITEGKFKIPHNSVKDSLEAIKKAMDVQMDNENSLGKLNSPVTSGKISKEAAYNIDKDEYKKEDNLIKEMREMKNILNAIVKNNGNENSNHNSELYKTLEKYDLEDNVIEEIINRINLENDEIEEMEKLKKVLGSMVEVSEINEEGVIVLVGPTGVGKTTTIAKLAGRFALIEKKKIGLITVDTYRIGAVEQLKTYADIMNIPFKVVFSIKDMEAAVESMRDCDVVLVDTTGRSSKNKMQISELRAFIDKTHSENLHLVMSCTTKNRDIKSIVEGYKILNYNNIIITKLDETTTYGSILNILKEGKRPLSYVSIGQNVPDDIKALKAEEVINLITGVESIC